One window of the Trifolium pratense cultivar HEN17-A07 linkage group LG2, ARS_RC_1.1, whole genome shotgun sequence genome contains the following:
- the LOC123908562 gene encoding pectate lyase-like gives MGKIMVQSSTKGLFIFLVTFAITIPCLEAGIGEFDDFLKAEEEEAHKIALDSYIPVPEEVVHDLNVDVHLAMEEANDTRRELKENHNEGPCESSNPIDNCWRCKADWAENRYRLSKCGKGFGRKAVGGLGGPIYVVTDESDGDMVNPKPGTLRYGAVQKGPLWITFQRSMIIRLNQELMVSSNKTIDGRGVNVQIRDGGGITMQFVNNVIIHGLHITNIKAKPGGMIRDSFDHYGLRTRSDGDAISIYGSSNIWIDHLSLSQCEDGLVDVIFGSTGVTISNCHMTKHNDVMLFGASDKFEGDRIMQITVAFNHFGQGLIQRMPRCRWGFVHVLNNDYTHWIMYAIGGSSGPTILSQGNRFIAPDNDAAKEITHRDYATPEVWKNWQWSSEMDLFMNGAKFVTSGAPINRAPYKKGFMMKPRDGTNVSRLTRHAGALNCIVGKPC, from the exons ATGGGAAAAATAATGGTACAAAGTTCTACTAAgggtttgtttattttcttggtTACTTTTGCCATTACTATTCCATGCCTTGAGGCTGGGATTGGTGAGTTTGATGATTTTCTTAaagctgaagaagaagaagcccATAAAATTGCTCTTGATAGTTATATTCCAGTTCCTGAAGAAGTTGTACATGATCTCAATGTTGATGTTCACTT GGCAATGGAAGAAGCAAACGACACAAGGAGGGAATTGAAGGAAAATCATAATGAAGGACCATGTGAATCAAGCAACCcaattgataattgttggagGTGCAAAGCAGATTGGGCTGAAAATAGATATCGATTATCAAAATGTGGTAAGGGCTTTGGAAGAAAGGCCGTTGGTGGGCTTGGAGGCCCAATTTATGTGGTAACTGATGAGTCAGATGGTGACATGGTAAACCCAAAACCTGGTACACTTAGATATGGTGCTGTTCAAAAAGGACCATTGTGGATAACATTCCAACGTAGTATGATCATTAGATTGAACCAAGAATTGATGGTTTCTTCTAACAAGACAATTGATGGTCGTGGAGTTAATGTTCAAATTAGGGATGGTGGTGGAATTACTATGCAATTTGTTAATAATGTTATTATTCATGGTCTTCATATTACAAATATTAAAGCTAAACCAGGTGGTATGATTAGGGATTCTTTTGATCATTATGGACTAAGAACAAGGAGTGATGGTGATGCTATTTCTATTTATGGATCTTCTAATATTTGGATTGATCATCTTTCACTCTCTCAATGTGAAGATGGTCTTGTTGATGTTATTTTTGGTTCTACCGGCGTCACCATCTCAAATTGTCACATGACAAAACATAATGAT GTTATGTTATTTGGAGCTAGTGATAAATTCGAAGGTGACAGGATTATGCAAATAACAGTTGCATTCAACCATTTTGGACAAGGATTAATCCAAAGAATGCCAAGGTGTAGATGGGGATTTGTTCATGTTTTGAACAATGATTACACACATTGGATTATGTATGCAATTGGTGGTAGTTCAGGACCAACAATTCTTAGTCAAGGAAACCGATTCATTGCTCCGGACAACGACGCCGCGAAGGAAATCACACATAGAGATTATGCTACACCTGAAGTTTGGAAGAATTGGCAATGGTCTTCAGAAATGGACTTGTTCATGAATGGTGCTAAGTTTGTTACATCAGGTGCACCTATTAATAGGGCTCCCTACAAGAAAGGGTTTATGATGAAACCAAGAGATGGAACAAATGTTAGTAGACTAACAAGGCATGCTGGTGCCCTAAATTGTATAGTAGGAAAGCCTTGTTAG